The DNA window AGGTGAGGCGTAGCCCAGGCGTCTTGTAGCCGGCTGTCAGCGGCAGCCCCGACAACTCGACAGTGATGCTGTCAACCGCCTTGCGCGAGACGATGCGATAGATACCCTCGATCGGCGCATCCGTGTCGCCGTAGTGGTGCTTGCGGACCTGCACCCAAATGTCCTCGCTCGGAGGCGCGCCGTTCATCATGGCCGCAATCACATTGGTCTTCGGAACCCTGATCGTGATGGTGTCAGTCGACGCATCCTCGGATTGGGCGAAGCCGTCGTCGGAAATCGCTTCCGCGACATAGGTGTTGCCGCCAACGGACACATCTTCTTCAGCTCTCGCGTAATACCAGTGCGCGGTCCCGTGGATGAACTCGTAGAGGATGACTGGCCGGCCGCCATAGTTGGAATTTTCGATAACCTCGAATGTCATCAGAAACCCTCCTCGCCAACCCGCAGGTCCGGAGCCGCCCTGAATGTGGTTGAACTGATCGAAATGCCGGCCGTGTCCGTCTCGTGCAGGATCTCGATCCGGTCCTGGTCGAGCCGACAAAGGCTCATGAAGCTGATGCGAAGAATGTCATCCGAAGCGAACGGCCCGATGGCTTCGGTCAACCCGACAGCTTCAACGCCTTCGTCATAGATCGACGTGGCGGCGATTTCGCGGAACATGGTCGACCCATCAACCATGAAGAAGCAGAGCGCCGAGCGGTTGGAGTCATCGGCATTCGCCAAGCCGATCTCACGGATGTAGAGCACTGTCGTCGAGGCGCTGACGGGAGCAGCCAACGTGATGTCATTGTAGAAGCTCGGCATCCAGATCGGTGTCAGGCGGCCTTGTAGATGGTAGATGAGGCCCAGGAAGGCCGCGTATTCGGCGCGACCGTTCAGCACCCAACGGCGCTTGCTCGATGGGAATGCGATGCCGGCCGTGTCGTTGAGCGCGGGCAGGGAAACCGCATTGTTGAGTTCGTCGACAAGCCTGGCGTATGCCGTGCTGCTCTTTTCACCCTCGTCTGGCTCATCGAGCAGAACGAGGGTGTCGTTCCAGATCGGCGACAGAGCGATTGCGGGGACCAGGGGGGTAGGCTCCATCATCTCAGTCGAAATGGTCGCCGCGGATGCGGCGTCCGTAAGGCGCTCGACATCGGGTTGCTGAAGCAGGCGGGCCTTGCGGACCGGAAATACGAGAGAGCCGTCAATGACCGTGACAGGGGCCGGCGCAGCCAATGTGATCGTAGATGCACCGAGTGCCGCGATTTCCGCGAGAAACTGTGTGCCGTCATCGCCGAGCACGAACACGACTTCACCGATGGACAGCCTATTCGCAGCCAAGTCATTGCTCTGCAGGATGCTCATGCCGGCCGCCGTGTTACCGCTGACGGCATAGGCTTCATGCCAGATCGGCAGGTAGAAGGCAGCGCTTCCATGGCTCAGGAGGAAGTTGGCAAAGCGCTGACGCTCGACTCCGGACACGACGATATCGAACTCGACTTGGCGGCGCGGGTAGCGTCTGACGGCATATCGCTGCTCGGCCCCTTTGGTTGAGGCCAGAACGCCTGTCATCCACTCGAACGCCTCCTTGACCGGGTTACCCCAGTCCGCCTCGAACACGAAGATTGGAAGGTCGTCAATCATTACGACACCAGGCGCTTGAGCAGCGCTTTGTTCTTGGTGAGGACCGACATCACAGCCTTCTCACCTTGCGCACTTTCGACCATGGATTTCGCAAACTCGGGATCGAGCGTGACGATGTTGCGGATGGCCTGGATGCCGCCACCGCCTTGGGCTTGTGACGGGCCAATGTTATCGGAATGGCGTGGGTCGTTCTTGGTCAGCACTTCCTCGCCCGTCTGAAGCACGGCCGGCACTTCGCCGGGGCCGAGCCCGACCTTGCCACCCGTGTGATACCGGACCGCATCCCTGAACATGCTGATCGGCAGCACCCGTGACGAATTGCCGATACCGATCGTATTCGTTCCAACCTTGCCTCCTGTGTGACCTGTTGGAACGGTGCCGCCCAGAGCCTTGGCCGCTGTGCCAATGGGACCGCCGAACCCCGCCAAAGCATTCAGGATCGCCTGCTTGAGGATCATCACAGCGATTTCACGCAGGAAGTCGGCGGCGAACTGAAGGAATGCGGAACCGAGAGCCTGAAAGGCGTTCGCACCATTGGCGACCGCCTGAGCGAAATTCTCGAATGCTCCGACAAGTCCGTCAGCGAATGAGCCAACCAGTCGCTCGCTCTGCGTCGCGGTCAGCCCGAGAGCATTCGTCTTCTGCTCGATAACCTCGATGCGCTGGCCGGCTGTCTTGGCTTTCTCGGCCAGCGCATCGAGCGTCATCAGTTTTGCTGCTGCGCCAGAACCGCCGATCTCTTCCCACATGGCCCGCGCATTCTCGATCGCCGCCAGCAACTGGCTGTTGATTTCGAGAATCTGGTTCTTGAGCTGTTCGGTGTTGTCGGTATTCCCGGTGTCATAGGCCTGCTTAAACTGAGCGATGAGCGCGTTGCGCTTCGTTTCGAGCGCCTGCGCCTGAGCCAGTGCGGCATTGGCCTCCTTCGTGGCATCACGACCATCACGCTTCGCCTTGACGAGTTCGTACTCGGCAGCCGCAGCAGCCTTGATCTGCGCGACCTGCTCGGCGGTCAGCTCGTATTCGGCTTCCTTCGCCCGGCGCTGTTCCTGCGACAGGCGCTTCTGGATGAAACCTTCCTTGGAGAGGTTGCCGGCGTTGGCGTTCTCGTCCTCCTGAAGCTGGAGGCGGTTTTCGAGTTCCTTGTTGTAATCCTTCGCCTTCTCGGCGCGCTTGGCGTCGATATCGGCGATCTCTTTGTTGATGGCCGCCTCTTCCCGCGACAGGCCAACCTTCTGCTGCGCCCAGGCGATGACTTCCTCGACCGTCTTGCCGGACAGGACGGAGGAGTTCGCAGCGACGGCATCAGCGCTCAGGACATCGGAGGCCTGCGTTCCGCGATTGGCCGACAGCACCTTGACGGCGCCGTTCGGGCCGAGAAAATGCGCGAGATAGAGATTGGCGTCGGTGACCGCTGCGCCAGCGTCCTTGAGGATCTTGGCGTTCTCCTGAACATAGAGCGCGATCATCTCACGAGAGATTTTCTCGCTCTTGCGCAGTTCCAGGATTGCCGCATCCGTCATCGACTGAGCGCGGTCAGGGAAGTTCTCCTTGAACAGCTTCAGCCATGTCTCTTCGATGAACTGACCTACCCCCGTTGCGGTCGAGTTCTTGTTCTTGGCGTAGGGGTTGCCACCGCTTTCCGCGCCGATAATCGCGTCGACGATGCCGCTCGAACTGTCGATGGAGTTTTCCAGGATGGCCGCAGAAGCGCGATTGTAGCGCTCGGTGATGATGCGCACCTGGTCGAGCGAACGAGCGAGTTTGACCGCATCCTGATACTGCTTGTTGAGGCCATCCAGCTCTTCGATACGCTTCAACTCGTCGGCGATGCTCGGCACGAGTTTGTCCATCTCGTGCAAGGCTTCCACGAGGCGCCGGGCGTCCTCGGCAGCCATCTTGCGGAAAGCCGTCGAGGCATCATCCGTTGCGGTCGTCAGCGTCTGGATCGTCGTTCCGGTACGCTGCAGGATCTCTGTCACACGGTCGCTTGTGTCACCAAGCTCCTTCGCCGTGAGCGCTGCCGCGCCAAGCTGTTGCTCGGCCTCTTTCGCATTGCGGCCGGACTCAAGTAGCTGCTCGGCCCATTGGCGCACGCCGTCGCTATCGATGGCGTCGTAGAGGGATTCGATCTGCGCAACGTAATCCCTGGCCGTGAGCTTGCCGTTGATGAACGCTGTCCGGATGTCCCGCAACTGGGTGACAAGCTGGCGCTGCTCGGAGCTGCCGCGGCGGATCGAATTGAAGGAGAAAAAATCGCCTCCCGAAATGCCGGACACCGTCTTTTTGATGTCCTCGAACCGCTTCTCCATCTGGCGCAGGTTCGCCACAGCCTGGTCAAGCGTGACGTTCTCGATCGCCTTGGCCCACTCCTCGGTCTTTCCGCGAACCTTGTCGTAGGCCTTCACGACCTCATCCATGATCCGCTTATGCTCGTCGATCGCCGATGTCGTGTCATCGATCTTCGTGAGCCAAGAGCCGATCGCCAACGTCACGCCGGTCAGAATGAGACCGGGCAGCCCGCCGATAGCGGTCCAGAGAATGCGGAATGTGCCGGCAGCCAGTGCCGCGACAGACTGGAGGCTTGCGATGGCAATCCGAAGCGCGAGGAAACGCCCACCAGCCGTGCCCGCAACGACCGTCGCCACGCGCAACTGAGCATTGATGGCGGCCAGTGCTCCCGTGCCGGACCGCAGCGTGCCGACAAGGGTATTCCATCTGACGCGAGCCGCTTCGACGGTCGATGCCCACGTGAACAGGCTACGGTTCGTCGCCACCGTCTGCGCCGCTGTCGCCCGCAGCGCTGTGACGAGGTTCGAGAGCCCTTGCGCGGCCTTGATCGTTGCAATGACGGCGAGGACTTTGGCGAGGTCGTCCGCATAGGGGAGAAGGGTGACAATCCCATCCGTCAGATGACCGAGAACGGCGCCCAGACCGAGGAAGAAATCCCGACCTTCACGGCTGCGGAATTGCTCATTGAGTTTGCGCAGGCCATTGGTGAATGACTCAAGAAAGCCACCATCGGCCACGCGCTTCTGCGCCTCGAAGACATTGTTATCGAAGCGTCCGATTTCGGCGGTCGTCTGCTCGATCGAGGCGGCGAGCTGCGGTCCGAATTCCTTGTTCAGCTGGTCGGCAAACTTGAGCAGTGTGCTCTGGTTGGCAAAAACCTCACCCTTGCGCAGCATGTCGTCGAGTTGCGCGGTCGAGACGCCGATCGCCTTGGCGAACAGGCTGAAGGCACCGGGCAGGCGGTCGCCCATCTGGCGGCGCAGTTCTTCGGAACTGACCTTGCCCTTCGAGATCATCTGTTCAAGGGCAAGGAACGTGCCCTCAAGCTGATCGATCGAAAGCTTGTTGACGCGGCCGGCTTCGGCCACGCTCAGGAAGATCTTGCGCGTCGCATCGGATGTAAAATTCGCGGTCTTCGCTGCGACGGCGAATTTGGTGTACTGGTCGCTGAGAATGCCGAAGGAAATGCCGAGCCGGTCGGCGTTCTGTTGCAGGAAGTCCAGTTCCTGAGAGATGCGGGCCGTATCGCGCTCGAACACCACGCCCAGGCGGCTTTGAGCGCCTTCAATCTCCTGAAAGGCGTTGACCACACCACCGACATTCTGCAGCGCGCTCTGCAGTCCGATATAGGCGGCGGCAATCGACAGCACCTGACCACGCAGGCGCTGGAACAGGGAAAGTGACTGCCTCGAGTCAGAGTAGAAGCCATTGAACGCCGAGCGGAGGCGGTTTGCACTTTGCGTCGCCTGATCGGAAGCTCCGGCCGCGGACTTGACGGCAGGCGCCATGGCCTTGATCGGGGGGAGCGCAGCCAGTGTAGCGCCGCGAAGCCGCTGCTGCGCTTCAGCCCCCTGATTAGCGGCGCGGGTTTGAGCAGCCAGTGCGCGGACCTGGGCGTTGGCCGACTTCTGCTGTTCCGTTGCCGTGGCGGCCAGGAATTTCGTGATGCTCGATTGCGTCGCCGAGGTCTTGCGCAGAGCGATCGAGTTCTGTTCGTAGGCCTTTGCGGCAAGCTGTGCTTTTGCCTGCGCCTTGCCGAGGGCGTCGCCGAGCGCTTCGGTCGGAACCTCGGCGGCCTTCATTTCGGCGGCAAGGCGGCGAACCTCGGCCTGCGCCTCGACATAGGTGCGCCGCGATTCCAGAAGCCCGCGCCGGTCAGTCGCGACGGGCGCCACCGTCGAACTGTTCAGTGTTTCAAGCTGCGCCTTGACGCGCGCCGTCTCGGCAGCCGTTCGCGCGAGCGCCTTCCCGACATCGCCCTGGCTGGCGGCAAAACCGGCCACTGCCGTGGACGCCCTCTCGGCAACCGCGGCAAGCTGCGAATATTCGTCCCTCGCCTTCGTGAGGGCGTCCCGGCTGACCTTGAGTTGGGTATTCTGTTTCTGCGTCGCGTCACCGAATTCCCGCTCGACGCGGGCGGCCACAGTCAGGCGCGGTTTCAGTTCGGCGAGAGCGGTCGAGGACCGGTCAATTTCGGCGGTATATTCGCGAACCGCCGCAGCGGCCTTCTCCTGGCGCCGCTGCGCCTGCTCCAGCTCCGTATTAATGAACACACCGGCCGACGCCCGAGCCGACGACTGTGGCGCACCGGAATCGAGGCCTACGCCCTTCGTCGCGCGTTGACCCTTGATCACCGCGTTGTTGTAGGCCTCCTGCGCTCGTTGGGCCTTGGTCAGGGCACTGTCGGCTTGCCGCAGTTCTCGGTTGGCCTCGGCGCGGGCTTTCGTGGCGTCCTTGTTCGCAGCCTCTTCCGCAGCGATCTGCGCGCGCAGCCTGACGAGTTTCTGTTGGGCCGACTGCGATTCACGGGCGAGACGGGCAAGTTCGCCCGCCGACTGCTCGACAGAGCCTTTGAGGGACTTGACTGCCGCCGTGGCGGCACCGAGTTCATCGCCAATCTGCTTGAAAGCGTTGAGAGCCTTGCTCTGGCGGGCGAGCGAGCCGAGCGCCGTGCCGAGTTCGCCAATGACCGAGTTTGTCTTCTTGGCCTCTCCGCCCGTCTCCTTGGTCGCAGAAACGAAATCCTCGAAGGCACTGGTGATCGTATCCAGCGCCTTCGAGGCTGCGTCTCTCGCTTTGACGATGAGTTCGACTTCGTTCTGCCGTTTAGCCACCACCGAGTTCCTTGAGCAGTCTGGTCAGTTTCTCGTTGGCCGAACGGCCCTTGTCTTTTGCCCAAATCGCTGCGGCGATCGACGAAATCACCGCATGGGTCAGCGTCGCCTCGCTAGCCAGCTGTCGGTTGGCTCGTTCAACAATTAGTTGATATTCCTCCCAAACCTCGGCGACGGTGTAGGACTTGGCGTCCTGGTGTCCGTGTGCCAGCAGATGGCTGACCTGCGCGCGCAGACCCCGGACGAACTCGATCAGGTCTGGCGCTTCTTGGTTGCCTTTGCCAGACCGTCCGCGTTTTGCGCCAGGCGCGTGACGGTCCGCATGAAATTTTCGAAACCACCGCTCATCGCGAAGGACAGGCGGCCGATCGCCTCAAGGGCTGCCACCTGCACATCGATCGGCAGGTTCTGCGCTCCCTCGACGTTCTCCGGTTCATCGGCCGCCATGGCGATGATCATCGCCATGGCGGCCGGAAACTTGCTGATGAATTCCAAGGCCATGCCCTCGACCGTCGCATCGGTCAGAAGCTTGGCGTCTCGGCCGGTGAACTTGTCGTAGATCGCACGGGCTTCGTTGGTGTAGGCCGAAACGAACGCCATGATGTGGGGCGTCGTAAGACCATGAACCTCGACGGACCCGCCGTCGAATGAGATGGTTTCGATTTTCAGGGTGTGATTGATAGCCACGCTCAAACTCCTTCAGTGGCTGACGACCGTCAGGCCGGCACGTAGGGCAGACCGTTGAGGTAGATGGCTTCGAGATTGCCCTTGCGCAGGATGTCCAGTGTGAATGGAATCTGCTGCCAGTCGTCGCCCTTGAGGTTGTAGTCACCATTCGGCGCCAGCGTGACGTGAGGCATCGTGAACACGCGGTCAGGACCGGTGGCGTTCCTGGTGATGAACTTCAGCGCGCCCTCGACCTTCTCCGAGCCCGACAGCACCCGGTCGTAGGACGAGGCCGTGACGGTGTAGTCGACCTCAAGGTTGGTCCCTTCGGTGATGGCGCCGCCTTCGACGATCGTCAGATGGCCGCGTTCACCGTCGAGCACGTAGTCATCGCCTGCCGTGAAGGTGACCGGGGTCGGCGTGGTGTCGTCATTCACGACAAATCCACTGGCCGCGATATTCAGGTCACCGATCGGATTGCTGGCACTTTCGCCGAGCTGATAGGTGCGGCCGGGAATGGCATCCGGGATCGAGAAGCCGGTGACGGCGCCGCCCGCCTGCGCAACGGTCTCCTTGCCGGCAGCCGAGAAGAAGAAATAGCTGAGGTTGTCGAGATCGATCTCGTCCGCGACCATCTGACCGGTGCGGTTGACTTCGAGCGTGATCGACAGATCCTTCTCACGAATGCCGCGGTCCGAGTTGTAGTGGTCCTGCGCCTGCGACTCGATGGTGAGGCCGAACTCGGGCGTGTTGCCGAGGTAGCGATACCCTTCCGGCGTCTGCGTGCCGTCCTTGAAACGCCCGAAGAGCACTTCGCCACGGCCAAGGACATAGTTTTCCGAACCCATGTCATCCACTCCTGCTTGAATAGTCACGATTTAGTTGAACACTTTTACCCGAACGGATCGCTGATGTCTTCCACGATCTTCAGCGTCAGGCGCGTCCAGAAATACGCCTTGTTGGATATCTCATCGGCAGGACGCACGATCGGACTCCCGATGAGGATGCCCTCCACACGGTTCTTCATATCCCGCTTGTTCATACCGAGCGGATCAAAGCCCCGTTCCGGGGCCTGCGCCTTGCGGCCGGCCTCGATCGCGAGGCGGCGGCACACTTCGGCCGCAAGGGTATGTGCTGGATCCGTGGGATTGTTCGGGTCGTCCTTCACGAACCCTTGGATTAACATCTCCCATTCGCGCGCCATCGCACTGGCTGCAACAGGGGTTGGCAAGTCCCGATGCTCGGTGTGCGGTTCGAGAATGCTGACCATCGTCACTGGGTCAGTTGAGCCGAATATGGAGCGGCCCCGAAAGACGGACGCCGACAGATCGTTCACATACCCGTTGTCTGGAGTAATCTCCTGGAGGACAGCAGTGAGCGCCTTGGCGGCGCGCAGGCGAAACGGGTCGGTCACAGGTCCAACTCCAGCAGCCGCGTGAACTCGTTCGTCATGAACGCTTCCACGTCATCACGGATCATTTCGCGCGTTTGGTTGAAAACCTCGGCCACGTCCGGGCCGTACAAAAGGTAGAGATTTTCGGCAATTTGCTTGGCGCCCAACGACGGACGACGACCGCTCTTCGTCCGGAGAGCCAGACCGATGTTGCCATTCTTCAGCCTGATCGCGAAAGCGCCGGGCATCCGCTTGGCAATTCCCGGATCGACCTCTACCGTGACACCGCCGCGTGTTCCGGGCTTCGCGCCGCCGACGACAAAACGCGCCAGTGATGTAGGGCGGTCGCGCCCGGTGATCTTTGCCGTCAAATCGGTGCTGTCGGCAAACTTCGTGATCGAGAGACGGCCATTGTTACCGGTCAGATACCCGCGGGGAAACCTGATCTGCTGTTCCATCGACCGCGCCGCAAGTGACTGCGCGCGCCGGGTTGCCGCATTGACCGCAAGCTTGGCGGTCTTCAAGACCTTGTCGTCGAGCTGACTGATATCCGAAAGACCTGTCAGCCCCTCGATCGCCACGGCAAAGTAGTCGGCAGGCATTCAGGCACCCTCCGGAACCGGCAGCCCGGCAAGTTCGCTGCCAAGGAGGCGCGTTGCCGTGGCCGTGATCGTCAAACCGTCCGGCTCGCTCACCACGGCAAGTCGGTAAGCTTCATCCGTGCTGATGGAAATGACGGCGTTGCGGGCAGGTACGGGAATCTCGGAGCGCATGAAGAGGATCTTCGGCTCGACTTCCTCGCGCTCGGCGAAATCGCTTGAGGCGATCAGCCCGCCGATAGCGTTGAATTTCGAATGAACGCGCACATAGCAGTCAACCGGATCGGAACCGGGCAGCGCGATATAGAGCGCGCGGACCTTCAAGTGTTCATGAATGTCCGCGCGAGCCCTGCTCTTTATGTCGCGAAACGACGCCAATTACATCTCGTCGTCGTTGTCGGAACCGGTGTTGCCGGCGCCGTCGTTGTCGGTCGTCTCGGTCGTCTCGGTACCGGCGTTCTCGGTCTTCGCGACCTTCTCCGCCTTCGGCTTCCGACCGCCACGCCCCTTCACCGCATTCGGATCCCCCGCAGCCCCGGACGAGGGTGGATTCACGGTCTGCGCCGGAGCACTTTCGACGACCTTTGCCGGAGCGGCCATCTTGCCGTTGCGGCGCTCGAAGATCGCGATCTCATCGTCGGTCGCCTTGCGCGCCGCCTGCAGGCCCTCGAGTCGCGCGAACTCGTCTTCGGGACACATGAACAGGCTGATGTCCTTCTTGGTCGAGGCCGGGACGACCTCCGGTGCGCCTTTCTCCTTGCGATGGATCGTGCAAATCGCGAAGGCCGTGATCAATGCTGCTGCCATGTCAGATCTCCAGGGTGTTCACTATTTGGTTGAAAGAGCAGGCGGCACGGTGCCGCCTGCAGTGAGAGGTCAGGCGAGCACGCGCGCCTTGAACGTGCGGTTCGGATAGAGCGGGATGGGCAGCGGCGAGGACTGATGCATCAGCATCACGTCGCCGGGGTCCTTCGTCATCCACATCTTGGCGTAGACATCGGTCGAGACCATGCCTTCCATCATGGCGTCCGCGTCGTAGATGGCACCATGGGCGAGAACGCC is part of the Hartmannibacter diazotrophicus genome and encodes:
- a CDS encoding tape measure protein, with the protein product MIKGQRATKGVGLDSGAPQSSARASAGVFINTELEQAQRRQEKAAAAVREYTAEIDRSSTALAELKPRLTVAARVEREFGDATQKQNTQLKVSRDALTKARDEYSQLAAVAERASTAVAGFAASQGDVGKALARTAAETARVKAQLETLNSSTVAPVATDRRGLLESRRTYVEAQAEVRRLAAEMKAAEVPTEALGDALGKAQAKAQLAAKAYEQNSIALRKTSATQSSITKFLAATATEQQKSANAQVRALAAQTRAANQGAEAQQRLRGATLAALPPIKAMAPAVKSAAGASDQATQSANRLRSAFNGFYSDSRQSLSLFQRLRGQVLSIAAAYIGLQSALQNVGGVVNAFQEIEGAQSRLGVVFERDTARISQELDFLQQNADRLGISFGILSDQYTKFAVAAKTANFTSDATRKIFLSVAEAGRVNKLSIDQLEGTFLALEQMISKGKVSSEELRRQMGDRLPGAFSLFAKAIGVSTAQLDDMLRKGEVFANQSTLLKFADQLNKEFGPQLAASIEQTTAEIGRFDNNVFEAQKRVADGGFLESFTNGLRKLNEQFRSREGRDFFLGLGAVLGHLTDGIVTLLPYADDLAKVLAVIATIKAAQGLSNLVTALRATAAQTVATNRSLFTWASTVEAARVRWNTLVGTLRSGTGALAAINAQLRVATVVAGTAGGRFLALRIAIASLQSVAALAAGTFRILWTAIGGLPGLILTGVTLAIGSWLTKIDDTTSAIDEHKRIMDEVVKAYDKVRGKTEEWAKAIENVTLDQAVANLRQMEKRFEDIKKTVSGISGGDFFSFNSIRRGSSEQRQLVTQLRDIRTAFINGKLTARDYVAQIESLYDAIDSDGVRQWAEQLLESGRNAKEAEQQLGAAALTAKELGDTSDRVTEILQRTGTTIQTLTTATDDASTAFRKMAAEDARRLVEALHEMDKLVPSIADELKRIEELDGLNKQYQDAVKLARSLDQVRIITERYNRASAAILENSIDSSSGIVDAIIGAESGGNPYAKNKNSTATGVGQFIEETWLKLFKENFPDRAQSMTDAAILELRKSEKISREMIALYVQENAKILKDAGAAVTDANLYLAHFLGPNGAVKVLSANRGTQASDVLSADAVAANSSVLSGKTVEEVIAWAQQKVGLSREEAAINKEIADIDAKRAEKAKDYNKELENRLQLQEDENANAGNLSKEGFIQKRLSQEQRRAKEAEYELTAEQVAQIKAAAAAEYELVKAKRDGRDATKEANAALAQAQALETKRNALIAQFKQAYDTGNTDNTEQLKNQILEINSQLLAAIENARAMWEEIGGSGAAAKLMTLDALAEKAKTAGQRIEVIEQKTNALGLTATQSERLVGSFADGLVGAFENFAQAVANGANAFQALGSAFLQFAADFLREIAVMILKQAILNALAGFGGPIGTAAKALGGTVPTGHTGGKVGTNTIGIGNSSRVLPISMFRDAVRYHTGGKVGLGPGEVPAVLQTGEEVLTKNDPRHSDNIGPSQAQGGGGIQAIRNIVTLDPEFAKSMVESAQGEKAVMSVLTKNKALLKRLVS
- a CDS encoding phage pre-tape measure protein; the protein is MAINHTLKIETISFDGGSVEVHGLTTPHIMAFVSAYTNEARAIYDKFTGRDAKLLTDATVEGMALEFISKFPAAMAMIIAMAADEPENVEGAQNLPIDVQVAALEAIGRLSFAMSGGFENFMRTVTRLAQNADGLAKATKKRQT
- a CDS encoding phage BR0599 family protein, yielding MTFEVIENSNYGGRPVILYEFIHGTAHWYYARAEEDVSVGGNTYVAEAISDDGFAQSEDASTDTITIRVPKTNVIAAMMNGAPPSEDIWVQVRKHHYGDTDAPIEGIYRIVSRKAVDSITVELSGLPLTAGYKTPGLRLTWGRQCPHSLYDRNCTVSKSAFGVSLEVDAIAGATVISDVLATYPDGWFAGGFFEWARFDGALDRRGIDGHIGPTFAILGTATGLSVGDWITVYPGCARTRDHCRNKFANLPNYGGFPHLPGKSPFSGDPVF